In the Wenzhouxiangella sp. XN24 genome, one interval contains:
- the hisA gene encoding 1-(5-phosphoribosyl)-5-[(5-phosphoribosylamino)methylideneamino]imidazole-4-carboxamide isomerase, whose product MSLKPIPAIDLKDGRCVRLYQGRFDQVSEYEACPEDLAGRYLSLGVDWVHVVDLDGARDGAGGNREVIGRMAGLARGRIQVGGGIRTAGDVEAMLAAGVGRVVIGSAAAERPDEVAGWFPRFGAARLVLAFDVQIDDDGVPWCRTRGWTEDAGLSLWDAIEAYQEAGLQHLLCTDVARDGAMTGPNIALYTECTKRYPEIRLQASGGVRDLADVEALRATGASGAIIGKALLDGRITDEEIRSFLQNA is encoded by the coding sequence ATGTCACTGAAACCCATCCCCGCCATCGACCTCAAGGACGGCCGTTGCGTGCGCCTGTACCAGGGGCGTTTCGACCAGGTCTCCGAGTACGAGGCGTGCCCCGAAGACCTGGCGGGGCGTTACCTTTCGCTGGGCGTGGACTGGGTCCACGTGGTGGATCTCGACGGCGCGCGGGACGGAGCGGGCGGCAACCGCGAAGTCATCGGGCGCATGGCCGGGCTGGCGCGGGGGCGCATCCAGGTCGGGGGTGGCATCCGCACGGCCGGGGACGTGGAGGCGATGCTCGCAGCCGGCGTGGGCCGGGTGGTGATCGGCAGCGCGGCGGCGGAGCGTCCCGACGAAGTCGCGGGCTGGTTCCCGCGTTTCGGCGCGGCGCGGCTGGTACTGGCTTTCGACGTGCAGATCGACGACGACGGCGTCCCCTGGTGCAGGACGCGCGGCTGGACCGAGGACGCGGGCCTGTCACTGTGGGATGCGATCGAGGCCTACCAGGAGGCCGGGCTGCAACACCTGCTGTGTACCGATGTGGCTCGCGACGGCGCGATGACCGGACCCAACATCGCGTTGTACACGGAGTGCACCAAGCGTTATCCCGAGATCCGCCTGCAGGCCTCGGGTGGGGTGCGCGATCTCGCCGACGTCGAGGCTCTGCGCGCCACGGGGGCGAGCGGCGCGATCATCGGCAAGGCGCTGCTCGACGGCCGCATCACGGACGAGGAGATCCGCTCATTCTTGCAAAACGCATAA
- the hisH gene encoding imidazole glycerol phosphate synthase subunit HisH, translating into MSAGGPVIVDSGGANISSLRFALGRLGCTPPLSADADLIRHASHVFLPGVGAADDAMNRLERNGLADVVRSLTQPVLGICLGMQLLFEASAEDGGRDCLGLVPGRVVRMLAAPDRPVPHMGWNLTQLAPDCPLFADLPPAAHFYFVHSYAAPVGPDTVAVADYGGEFTAVVSHGNFHGTQFHPERSGPAGARVLQNFLAL; encoded by the coding sequence ATGAGCGCCGGCGGCCCGGTGATCGTCGATTCCGGCGGCGCCAATATCAGTTCGCTGCGCTTCGCGCTCGGACGGCTGGGCTGCACGCCGCCGTTGAGCGCCGATGCGGACCTGATCCGCCACGCGAGCCACGTGTTTCTCCCGGGCGTCGGCGCCGCGGACGACGCCATGAACCGGCTGGAGCGCAACGGGCTGGCCGACGTGGTGCGCAGCCTCACCCAACCGGTGCTCGGCATCTGTCTCGGCATGCAGCTGTTGTTCGAGGCCTCGGCCGAGGACGGCGGGCGCGATTGCCTGGGTCTCGTTCCGGGGCGTGTGGTGCGCATGCTGGCCGCGCCGGACCGGCCGGTCCCGCACATGGGCTGGAACCTGACGCAGCTCGCGCCGGATTGCCCCCTGTTCGCCGATTTGCCCCCTGCCGCACATTTTTATTTCGTGCACAGCTATGCCGCGCCGGTGGGTCCGGACACGGTGGCCGTGGCCGATTACGGCGGCGAATTCACCGCCGTGGTTTCGCACGGCAATTTCCACGGCACCCAGTTTCACCCGGAACGCTCGGGGCCCGCCGGCGCGCGAGTCCTGCAGAACTTCCTCGCGCTCTGA